Proteins found in one Siniperca chuatsi isolate FFG_IHB_CAS linkage group LG22, ASM2008510v1, whole genome shotgun sequence genomic segment:
- the LOC122870313 gene encoding lysine-rich arabinogalactan protein 19-like yields the protein MSCRSTALSVFFLLFGVQSIDLTHALPLSSLPGFDLPEIDGSAVDICRIFPDATTAPPTTTTTTTTTTAPITTTTTAPITTRKQVVTTTKKPAIQSPPRKPEIKKAGTPIRPQPAPAGPITDGLSNPAARLLYYLLANSRGHTRLLSHGFTI from the exons ATGTCCTGCAGGTCGacagctctgtctgtcttcttccttctcttcgGAGTTCAGAGCATCGACTTGACTCACG CTctgcccctctcctctctgccggGTTTTGATCTTCCAGAGATCGATGGTTCAGCTGTGGACATCTGCAGGATTTTCCCCGACGCCACAACCGCCCCACCcacaacaaccaccaccaccaccaccaccactgcacccatcaccaccaccaccactgcaccCATCACCACCAGGAAG CAGGTGGTGACCACAACCAAAAAGCCAGCCATCCAATCACCACCAAGGAAACCAGAAATCAAAAAGGCTGGAACACCAATCAGGCCACAGCCCGCTCCGGCGGGACCAATCACTGACGGCCTCTCCAACCCTGCTGCCAGACTCCTCTACTACCTCCTGGCCAACAGCAGAGGACACACGCGGCTTCTCTCCCACGGTTTTACAATTTGA